Proteins encoded in a region of the Paucibacter sediminis genome:
- the aceF gene encoding dihydrolipoyllysine-residue acetyltransferase, which produces MALVEVKVPDIGDVKDVAVIELLVKVGDSIKLEQSLITVESDKASMEIPSSHAGVVKEIKVAVGDKVNEGSLVLLLEAEGTAGADAPVPTLAAAPAPVAAPVVAAAAPATSALVEVFVPDIGDFESVAVIEVFVKPGDTIKLEQSLITVESDKASMEIPSSHAGVVKELKVKLGDKVAKGSLLAIVEVQGAAAVAAVAAPVAAAAASSANTVVAAAPAAPVERIAPTAALPAHEPSTPTGRLPHASPSIRRQARELGVPLDEVKGTGPKGRIQESDLQGFVKSVMAGAVQTLAQKAAAPAAAAASGGAALPGLLPWPKVDFEKFGAIERKELSRIKKISGANLHRNWVVIPHVTNHDDADITELEAFRVQTNKENEKSGIKVTMLAFMIKAAVAALKKFPEFNASLEGEGDTQKLVLKKYFHIGFAADTPNGLVVPVIKDADKKGIFEISQEMGELAKKARDGKLGPADMAGGCFTISSLGGIGGRYFTPIINAPEVAIMGVCKSQIEPVWDGKAFQPRLMLPLSLSWDHRVIDGAAAARFNVYFASLLADFRRIVL; this is translated from the coding sequence ATGGCATTGGTAGAAGTCAAGGTTCCGGACATCGGTGATGTCAAGGACGTGGCCGTGATCGAGCTGCTGGTGAAGGTGGGCGACAGCATCAAGCTGGAGCAGAGCCTGATCACCGTGGAGAGCGACAAGGCCTCGATGGAAATCCCCAGCTCGCATGCGGGCGTGGTGAAGGAGATCAAGGTCGCCGTGGGCGACAAGGTCAACGAGGGCAGCCTGGTGCTGCTGCTGGAGGCCGAAGGCACGGCCGGCGCGGACGCGCCGGTACCGACGTTGGCAGCGGCGCCCGCGCCGGTGGCAGCCCCCGTTGTCGCCGCAGCAGCACCCGCCACCAGCGCGCTGGTGGAGGTGTTCGTGCCGGACATCGGCGACTTCGAGTCGGTCGCGGTGATCGAGGTCTTCGTAAAGCCCGGCGACACCATCAAGCTGGAGCAGAGCCTGATCACGGTGGAGAGCGACAAGGCCTCGATGGAGATCCCGTCCTCGCATGCCGGCGTGGTCAAGGAACTCAAGGTCAAGCTGGGCGACAAGGTCGCCAAGGGCAGCCTGCTGGCGATCGTGGAAGTGCAGGGTGCTGCTGCGGTGGCTGCAGTGGCCGCGCCCGTGGCGGCCGCGGCCGCTTCGAGCGCCAACACCGTGGTGGCGGCCGCCCCCGCCGCGCCGGTGGAGCGCATCGCACCCACCGCGGCGCTGCCGGCCCATGAGCCCAGCACGCCCACCGGCCGCCTGCCGCATGCATCCCCCAGCATCCGCCGCCAGGCGCGCGAACTCGGCGTGCCGCTGGACGAGGTCAAGGGCACGGGCCCCAAGGGCCGCATCCAGGAGTCCGATCTGCAGGGCTTCGTCAAATCGGTGATGGCCGGTGCGGTGCAGACCCTGGCCCAGAAGGCCGCGGCACCCGCGGCGGCTGCGGCCTCCGGTGGTGCTGCGCTGCCGGGCCTGCTGCCTTGGCCCAAGGTGGACTTCGAGAAGTTCGGTGCCATCGAGCGCAAGGAGCTCTCGCGCATCAAGAAGATCTCGGGTGCCAATCTGCATCGCAACTGGGTGGTGATCCCGCATGTCACCAACCACGACGATGCCGACATCACCGAGCTCGAAGCGTTCCGCGTGCAGACGAACAAGGAGAACGAGAAGTCGGGCATCAAGGTCACCATGCTGGCCTTCATGATCAAGGCGGCCGTGGCGGCGCTGAAGAAGTTCCCCGAGTTCAATGCCTCGCTGGAAGGCGAGGGCGACACGCAGAAGCTGGTGCTGAAGAAATACTTCCACATCGGCTTTGCGGCGGACACGCCCAATGGCCTGGTGGTGCCGGTGATCAAGGACGCCGACAAGAAGGGCATCTTCGAGATCAGCCAGGAAATGGGCGAGCTCGCCAAGAAGGCGCGCGACGGCAAGCTCGGCCCAGCCGACATGGCCGGCGGCTGCTTCACCATCTCCTCGCTGGGCGGCATCGGCGGGCGCTATTTCACGCCCATCATCAATGCGCCCGAGGTGGCCATCATGGGCGTGTGCAAGAGCCAGATCGAGCCGGTGTGGGATGGCAAAGCCTTCCAGCCACGCCTGATGCTGCCGCTCTCGCTGAGCTGGGACCACCGCGTCATCGACGGCGCCGCGGCCGCCCGCTTCAACGTCTACTTCGCATCGCTGCTGGCGGACTTCCGCCGCATCGTTCTGTAA
- the aceE gene encoding pyruvate dehydrogenase (acetyl-transferring), homodimeric type, with protein sequence MSAQPQSFLGAAANDTDALETKEWLDALSAVIGEEGGERAHFLLETLIDHARQAGIDVPFSAHTAYVNTIPTDQEERFPGDIDIEERLRAYMRWNAMAMVVRANRLNPDDGGDLGGHISSFASLATMLGCGFNHFWHADDGAHGGDLLYIQGHSAPGIYARAFLEGRISEEQLLSFRQEVDGKGLSSYPHPKLMPEFWQFPTVSMGLGPLMAIYQARFLKYLHARGIADTSKRKVWVFLGDGEMDEPESLGAIGLAAREKLDNLIFVVNCNLQRLDGPVRGNGKIIQELEGEFRGAGWNVIKLIWGGYWDPLLARDKEGLLRKVMMDTVDGDYQAMKANDGAFVRKNFFGKHPKLLEMVAKMSDDDIWRLNRGGHDPQKVYAAYHKAVNTVGQPSVLLVKTVKGYGMGKSGEGKNTAHQTKKLTDDDIKSMRDRFGIPIADADLPKIPFFRPAEHTPEARYLHERRQQLGGYLPKRRPRSDEQLAVPGLDTFQAILEPTAEGREISTTQAYVRFLTQLLRDKDLGPRTVPILVDEARTFGMEGLFRQIGIYNPAGQLYTPVDKDQVMYYREDKAGQILQEGINEAGGMASWIAAATSYSTNNRVMIPFFVYYSMFGFQRIGDLAWAAGDMQARGFLLGGTSGRTTLNGEGLQHEDGHSHILAGTIPNCVSYDPTFAHEVAVIMQHGLKRMVQDQENVYFYITLLNENYPMPGLKAGTEEQIIKGMYLLEEAAPGPLSVNLLGSGTILRESQAAKGLLEQDWGVSANVWSCPSFNELARDGQNAERWNLLHPTELACVPFVTQQLSRTSGPVIASTDYMKNYAEQIRAFIPAGRSYKVLGTDGFGRSDFRSKLREHFEVNRHYIVVAALKSLADEGKLPAAKVAEAIAKYGINVNKINPLYA encoded by the coding sequence ATGTCCGCGCAGCCTCAGTCTTTTCTCGGCGCCGCCGCCAATGACACCGACGCTCTCGAAACCAAGGAATGGCTGGACGCCCTGTCCGCCGTGATTGGTGAGGAAGGGGGCGAGCGCGCTCACTTCCTGCTCGAGACCCTCATCGACCATGCCCGCCAGGCCGGCATCGACGTGCCCTTCTCGGCCCATACGGCCTACGTCAACACCATCCCCACCGACCAGGAAGAGCGCTTCCCCGGCGACATCGACATCGAGGAGCGCCTGCGCGCCTATATGCGCTGGAACGCGATGGCGATGGTGGTGCGCGCCAACCGCCTGAACCCCGACGACGGCGGCGACCTGGGCGGCCACATCTCCAGCTTCGCCTCGCTGGCCACCATGCTGGGCTGCGGCTTCAACCATTTCTGGCATGCCGACGATGGCGCGCATGGCGGCGACCTGCTCTATATCCAGGGCCACAGCGCGCCCGGCATCTATGCGCGCGCCTTCCTGGAAGGCCGCATCAGCGAGGAGCAGCTGCTGTCCTTCCGCCAGGAGGTCGACGGCAAGGGCCTCTCCAGCTACCCGCACCCCAAGCTGATGCCCGAGTTCTGGCAGTTCCCCACCGTCTCGATGGGCCTGGGCCCCTTGATGGCGATCTACCAGGCGCGCTTCCTCAAGTACCTGCACGCGCGCGGCATTGCCGACACCTCCAAGCGCAAGGTCTGGGTGTTCCTGGGCGACGGCGAGATGGACGAGCCGGAATCGCTGGGCGCGATCGGCCTGGCCGCGCGCGAAAAGCTCGACAACCTGATCTTCGTGGTGAACTGCAATCTGCAGCGCCTGGACGGCCCGGTGCGCGGCAACGGCAAGATCATCCAGGAGCTGGAGGGCGAGTTCCGCGGCGCCGGCTGGAACGTCATCAAGCTGATCTGGGGCGGCTACTGGGATCCGCTCTTGGCGCGCGACAAGGAAGGCCTGCTGCGCAAGGTCATGATGGACACGGTGGACGGCGACTACCAGGCCATGAAGGCCAATGACGGCGCCTTCGTGCGCAAGAACTTCTTCGGCAAGCACCCCAAGCTGCTGGAGATGGTGGCCAAGATGAGCGACGACGACATCTGGCGCCTGAACCGTGGCGGCCACGACCCGCAAAAGGTCTATGCCGCGTACCACAAGGCGGTCAACACCGTGGGTCAGCCCTCGGTGCTGCTGGTGAAGACCGTCAAGGGCTATGGCATGGGCAAGAGCGGCGAGGGCAAGAACACCGCGCACCAGACCAAGAAGCTCACCGACGACGACATCAAGTCGATGCGCGACCGCTTCGGCATCCCGATCGCCGACGCCGACCTGCCCAAGATCCCCTTCTTCCGGCCGGCCGAGCACACGCCCGAGGCGCGCTATCTGCACGAGCGCCGCCAGCAACTGGGCGGCTACCTGCCCAAGCGCCGCCCGCGTTCGGACGAGCAGCTCGCGGTGCCAGGTCTTGACACCTTCCAGGCCATCCTCGAGCCCACCGCCGAGGGCCGCGAGATCTCCACCACGCAAGCCTATGTGCGCTTCCTGACCCAGCTGCTGCGCGACAAGGATCTGGGCCCGCGCACCGTGCCCATCCTGGTGGACGAGGCACGCACCTTCGGCATGGAAGGCCTGTTCCGCCAGATCGGCATCTACAACCCTGCGGGCCAGCTCTACACCCCGGTCGACAAGGACCAGGTGATGTACTACCGCGAGGACAAGGCCGGCCAGATCCTGCAGGAAGGCATCAACGAGGCCGGCGGCATGGCCAGCTGGATCGCCGCGGCGACCTCGTACTCGACGAACAACCGGGTCATGATCCCCTTCTTCGTCTACTACTCGATGTTTGGCTTCCAGCGCATCGGCGACCTGGCCTGGGCCGCCGGCGACATGCAGGCGCGCGGCTTCCTGCTGGGCGGCACCTCGGGCCGCACCACGCTGAACGGCGAAGGCCTGCAGCATGAAGACGGCCACAGCCACATCCTGGCCGGCACCATCCCCAACTGCGTCAGCTACGACCCCACCTTTGCGCACGAGGTGGCGGTGATCATGCAGCATGGCCTGAAGCGCATGGTGCAGGACCAGGAGAACGTCTACTTCTACATCACGCTCTTGAACGAGAACTACCCGATGCCGGGCCTGAAGGCCGGCACCGAGGAGCAGATCATCAAGGGCATGTATCTGCTGGAAGAGGCCGCCCCAGGCCCGCTGAGCGTGAACCTGCTGGGCTCGGGCACCATCCTGCGCGAGAGCCAGGCCGCCAAGGGCCTGCTGGAGCAGGACTGGGGCGTGAGCGCCAATGTCTGGAGCTGCCCGAGCTTCAACGAGCTGGCGCGCGACGGCCAGAACGCCGAGCGCTGGAACCTGCTGCACCCCACCGAGCTGGCCTGCGTGCCCTTCGTGACCCAGCAGCTCAGCCGCACCAGCGGCCCGGTGATCGCCTCCACCGACTACATGAAGAACTACGCCGAGCAGATCCGCGCCTTCATTCCGGCGGGCCGCTCCTACAAGGTGCTGGGCACCGACGGCTTCGGCCGCTCGGACTTCCGCTCCAAGCTGCGTGAGCACTTCGAGGTGAACCGTCACTACATCGTCGTGGCCGCGCTCAAGAGCCTGGCCGACGAGGGCAAGCTGCCGGCCGCCAAGGTGGCCGAGGCGATCGCCAAGTACGGCATCAACGTCAACAAGATCAACCCGCTGTACGCCTGA